The Gemmatimonadales bacterium genome includes a window with the following:
- a CDS encoding response regulator transcription factor, giving the protein MTLVRVVIVEDRVEVRDGLAALVNRSEACQCVAAYPSAEAALIGLAQGNADVVLMDIELPGISGIEATRRIKERWPAVQIMILTVYEDDDRIFRSLEAGATGYMLKTTPPAQLLRDILLLHTGGSPMSSGIARRVVETFHGAGRSAEEVDPLTSRERETLSLLARGYRYREIAEQLGITFDTVRTHIRHIYEKMQVRSRTEATVKFLKGAPRPAPDKE; this is encoded by the coding sequence ATGACGCTCGTTCGGGTGGTAATCGTCGAGGATCGTGTCGAGGTGCGCGATGGCCTTGCCGCGCTGGTCAATCGTTCAGAGGCATGTCAGTGCGTTGCCGCCTACCCATCGGCGGAAGCTGCGCTGATCGGATTGGCGCAGGGGAATGCGGATGTTGTCCTGATGGACATCGAGTTGCCGGGCATCTCGGGCATCGAGGCGACGCGCCGTATCAAAGAACGCTGGCCAGCTGTGCAGATCATGATCCTGACCGTCTATGAAGACGACGACAGGATTTTCCGGTCGCTCGAGGCGGGCGCAACCGGCTACATGCTGAAAACGACGCCGCCGGCCCAGCTGCTTCGTGACATCCTCTTGCTTCACACCGGCGGGTCGCCGATGTCGAGCGGGATCGCTCGCCGGGTGGTGGAAACCTTCCACGGAGCCGGTCGGAGCGCCGAGGAGGTCGATCCCCTCACCTCACGCGAGCGAGAGACCCTGTCCCTGCTTGCCCGGGGGTACCGGTATCGCGAGATCGCAGAGCAGCTCGGAATCACCTTTGACACCGTCCGCACCCATATCCGCCACATCTACGAGAAGATGCAGGTTCGCTCCCGAACCGAGGCGACCGTCAAGTTCCTGAAAGGGGCCCCCCGTCCTGCGCCGGACAAGGAGTGA
- a CDS encoding sigma-70 family RNA polymerase sigma factor — protein MTLRPGSLREHTDQEVVALAKEGRDEAYRELIRRYERPVFSLIFRMVRNRELAEDLCQETFIKVLNAVQSYRPEYKFSSWVFKIANNAAIDHLRKRELDTLSLEGSPHADTPELVEATALQISERGENQLQEVENRELGGTIEIAIGNLRPEYRSCILLRHVEGRSYEEIAEILNLPLGTVKTYIHRARNELRVSLKDLRNE, from the coding sequence GTGACGCTCCGTCCCGGCTCGCTACGTGAGCACACCGACCAGGAGGTCGTCGCCCTTGCCAAGGAGGGACGGGACGAGGCCTACCGCGAACTGATCCGTCGCTACGAGCGCCCGGTCTTTTCCCTGATCTTCCGGATGGTCCGAAATCGGGAGCTCGCCGAAGACCTCTGCCAGGAAACATTCATCAAGGTGTTGAACGCGGTGCAGTCGTATCGACCCGAGTACAAGTTTTCGTCCTGGGTCTTCAAGATCGCGAACAACGCCGCCATCGATCACCTTCGCAAGCGCGAGCTCGACACCCTCTCGCTCGAAGGCTCCCCGCACGCCGATACGCCGGAACTGGTCGAAGCGACCGCGCTGCAGATTTCCGAGCGAGGCGAGAATCAGCTGCAGGAAGTCGAGAACCGCGAGCTCGGCGGCACCATCGAAATCGCGATCGGCAACCTTCGGCCCGAGTATCGCTCCTGCATTCTGCTGCGCCATGTCGAAGGGCGCAGCTACGAAGAAATTGCCGAGATTTTGAACCTTCCGCTGGGTACGGTGAAGACGTACATCCATCGCGCGCGCAACGAACTGCGGGTTTCACTCAAAGACCTACGTAACGAATAG
- a CDS encoding class I SAM-dependent methyltransferase, protein MVVTDKELPVSGGAEKRAYVRGIFTAIAPRYDLLNHLLSLNIDKRWRRSAVAELGWESVPAGTYLDLCAGTLDLAAALGNHPGFGGRVVGADFVKPMLERGRDKSAAVVPVTADALELPFPDRAFDGATVGFGVRNLMDLDGGLREAARVLKPGARLVILEFTTPPRQPMRGMYFFYFRRILPLIGRLISKHRDAYTYLPESVLAFPEPPELAAKMEQAGFGAVKVKLLLGGICAIHAGVRQDR, encoded by the coding sequence ATGGTCGTCACGGACAAAGAATTACCCGTCTCCGGCGGGGCCGAAAAGCGTGCCTACGTTCGGGGCATCTTCACGGCCATCGCGCCGCGCTACGATCTGCTCAATCACCTGCTCAGCCTCAATATCGATAAGCGGTGGCGCCGGTCCGCCGTGGCGGAGCTCGGGTGGGAATCTGTCCCGGCCGGGACCTATCTGGATCTCTGCGCCGGAACGCTCGATCTGGCCGCTGCTCTCGGCAACCACCCCGGCTTCGGGGGTCGGGTCGTCGGCGCCGATTTCGTCAAGCCGATGCTCGAACGGGGGCGCGATAAATCGGCCGCGGTCGTTCCGGTAACGGCCGACGCTCTGGAACTGCCGTTTCCCGATCGGGCGTTCGACGGTGCCACAGTCGGGTTCGGGGTCCGCAACCTGATGGACCTGGACGGCGGCCTTCGTGAAGCCGCCCGCGTCCTCAAGCCCGGCGCCCGGCTGGTGATCCTCGAGTTTACCACGCCACCGCGCCAGCCAATGCGGGGCATGTACTTCTTCTACTTCCGACGCATCCTCCCGCTGATCGGACGCCTCATCTCGAAACATAGAGATGCCTACACCTACCTGCCAGAGTCCGTTCTGGCGTTTCCAGAGCCGCCTGAGCTCGCCGCCAAGATGGAACAGGCTGGTTTTGGCGCGGTCAAAGTCAAACTGCTCCTGGGCGGTATCTGCGCCATTCACGCCGGCGTACGGCAGGATCGCTGA
- a CDS encoding NifU family protein: MDILARIEQTLDSLRPYIASHRGSVEVVDFDDADGILTLRLGGTCHGCAASTITLRQGIEVRLREYVPEVKVVQAV, translated from the coding sequence ATGGACATTCTGGCGCGTATCGAACAAACCCTGGACTCCCTCCGCCCCTACATCGCCTCGCATCGGGGGTCGGTGGAAGTGGTCGATTTCGATGATGCCGACGGCATCCTGACCCTCCGCCTCGGCGGTACCTGTCATGGCTGTGCCGCATCCACGATCACGCTGCGCCAGGGTATCGAGGTCCGCCTGCGGGAGTATGTCCCCGAAGTGAAGGTCGTCCAAGCCGTCTGA
- a CDS encoding Mrp/NBP35 family ATP-binding protein: protein MSESIEALVGAALSRIINPRLESDVLSAGMVRDLTVHQDGRVAFTFLLGRSDPATLVRETRSALKAIPGVTEVKISVVDPAGPAPTTHAAPGGAAPQSTGMPAPPAPVEFPHLGRVIAVSSGKGGVGKSTVAANLAVALAQSGRRVGIMDADIYGPNIPRMFGLFERPPVRDGRIQPLEAHGVKLMSIGFLVDRDAPAIWRGPIIMKVIQQFLRDVEWGNLDYFVVDMPPGTGDAQLSLVQSVQVSGAVIVTTPQEMAVGDALRGAKMFEKVNVPVYGIVENMSAFVDPATGQRFALFSSGGGQRLADEVGVPLLGEIPLQPGLADQADQGRPIVMSLPDSPAAQALRSVAAAVEAAARASTMSLPVINQ from the coding sequence GTGTCGGAGTCTATTGAAGCGCTGGTCGGAGCTGCCCTGTCCCGGATCATCAATCCGCGTCTCGAAAGCGACGTGCTGTCCGCGGGGATGGTCCGAGACCTGACGGTGCATCAGGACGGGCGGGTCGCCTTTACCTTCCTGCTCGGCCGTTCGGATCCTGCCACGCTGGTGCGCGAAACTCGCTCGGCCCTCAAGGCCATTCCCGGCGTCACCGAGGTCAAGATCAGCGTGGTAGACCCTGCCGGCCCGGCGCCGACCACGCACGCCGCGCCCGGTGGCGCCGCGCCGCAGTCCACCGGGATGCCGGCTCCACCCGCTCCGGTCGAGTTTCCGCACCTGGGCCGGGTCATCGCCGTGTCGTCCGGCAAGGGCGGCGTCGGCAAGTCCACCGTTGCTGCCAACCTGGCGGTGGCCCTGGCGCAATCGGGCAGGCGGGTGGGCATCATGGACGCCGACATCTACGGGCCCAACATCCCTCGGATGTTCGGCCTCTTCGAGCGCCCTCCGGTCCGGGATGGGCGAATTCAGCCGCTCGAGGCGCACGGCGTCAAGCTGATGTCGATCGGGTTTCTGGTCGACCGCGATGCCCCCGCCATCTGGCGCGGTCCGATCATCATGAAGGTGATTCAGCAGTTCCTGCGGGATGTCGAGTGGGGCAACCTCGACTACTTCGTCGTCGACATGCCCCCGGGTACCGGTGATGCGCAGCTGTCACTGGTGCAGTCGGTGCAGGTGTCGGGCGCGGTCATCGTCACGACCCCGCAGGAAATGGCGGTCGGTGACGCGTTGCGGGGCGCCAAGATGTTCGAAAAGGTCAATGTGCCGGTCTACGGTATCGTCGAGAACATGAGTGCGTTCGTCGATCCCGCCACCGGACAGCGCTTTGCCCTCTTCTCGTCAGGCGGCGGTCAGCGCCTGGCCGACGAAGTGGGAGTTCCCCTCCTGGGCGAAATCCCGTTGCAGCCCGGCCTTGCGGACCAGGCGGATCAGGGGCGTCCGATCGTGATGTCGCTGCCCGACAGTCCGGCAGCGCAGGCGCTTCGGTCCGTGGCGGCGGCCGTCGAGGCCGCAGCCCGCGCGTCGACCATGTCGCTTCCCGTCATCAACCAGTAA
- a CDS encoding cytochrome P450 → MPHQTLSHPAGTGPKAPLADCTLYQLSDDPYPHLARLRERAPVAWFPDTGMWLVTRYDDVLAVLRDTETFTTDHPGSPIQDIFGRQMLSIDGDLQKRYKAACIHPFAKKSIKDGLDAVVVSKVDRLLLSFEWQGQADLRTALTGPLSVYSVARVLGIPDEFHGMIYHWYEHFARALANFTQDADARIRGQTAAAEFRAAMRPLLQRAAAEPDAGLFSTLVHASDRLQDEEILSNALIILFGGIETTDSMMANAAYALLTDRESLDRLRDDASLWPNAIEESLRWEPAVQSCTRSATRDTDIAGIRIPAGETVQCMIGGANRDPARFPDPDRFDIARANADEHLSFGIGRHLCLGAHLARAEAMAVVPTIFARLRELRLDAEHPARPTGYEFRRPSHLKVRWTVTG, encoded by the coding sequence ATGCCACATCAGACACTCTCGCACCCTGCCGGGACCGGCCCCAAGGCGCCGCTGGCCGATTGCACCCTGTACCAGCTGAGTGACGACCCGTATCCGCACCTGGCGCGACTCAGAGAGCGCGCCCCGGTTGCGTGGTTTCCCGATACGGGCATGTGGCTGGTGACACGGTATGACGACGTTCTCGCGGTGCTGCGCGACACCGAGACCTTCACCACCGACCATCCTGGTTCGCCGATTCAGGACATCTTCGGACGCCAGATGCTCAGCATCGACGGCGACCTGCAAAAGCGCTACAAGGCGGCCTGCATCCATCCTTTTGCCAAGAAGAGCATCAAGGACGGACTCGACGCCGTGGTCGTCAGCAAGGTCGACCGGCTGCTGCTGTCGTTCGAGTGGCAAGGCCAGGCCGACTTGCGGACGGCACTGACCGGGCCGCTCTCGGTCTACAGCGTGGCCCGAGTGCTGGGGATCCCGGATGAGTTTCATGGGATGATCTATCACTGGTACGAACACTTCGCGCGCGCGCTCGCCAATTTTACACAGGATGCCGACGCTCGGATCCGGGGACAGACCGCCGCCGCGGAGTTCCGGGCGGCCATGCGTCCACTGCTTCAGCGCGCGGCTGCCGAGCCCGATGCCGGCCTCTTCTCGACGCTGGTGCACGCCTCAGACCGGCTCCAGGACGAGGAGATCCTCTCGAACGCGCTGATCATTCTGTTCGGGGGCATCGAAACGACCGACTCGATGATGGCCAACGCGGCCTACGCGCTGCTCACCGACCGTGAGTCGCTCGATCGGCTCCGCGACGACGCCTCGCTCTGGCCCAACGCCATCGAGGAGAGTTTGCGCTGGGAGCCGGCGGTGCAGAGCTGCACCCGCTCTGCCACTCGCGATACGGACATTGCCGGCATCCGGATTCCAGCGGGCGAAACCGTGCAGTGTATGATCGGCGGCGCCAATCGCGACCCGGCCAGGTTTCCCGATCCGGACCGCTTCGACATCGCGCGCGCCAACGCCGACGAGCACCTCTCGTTCGGGATCGGGCGGCACCTCTGCCTCGGAGCCCATCTTGCCCGCGCCGAGGCGATGGCGGTGGTGCCGACGATCTTCGCGCGTCTCCGCGAGCTGCGCCTCGACGCCGAGCATCCGGCTCGGCCCACCGGATACGAGTTCCGGCGGCCGAGCCACCTCAAGGTGCGCTGGACCGTTACTGGTTGA